One Pectobacterium cacticida genomic window, GTGCCGCTTTACTGAGGCTCCCCTGGCGTAGACCGCCAAATTCTGCAATTTCCTGTGCCAGCGCCAGCAGATGAGCCGTTTGCCCCAATTTGAGTTCCATCTCCAACTCACATAACGGTTCGGTGACATCCCCGGCACGGATTTCACCGCGATCTAGCGCCACCTCAATCACACTTTGGTGGTAAGTAAATAACCACTTTTCACGGGTAAAATCCGTGGTAAACAGCGGGGCGAGCGACGCTTGCAATGCGTCAATATCACAATCTTCCGGCCATATTTCCGCTGGCAACAGGCTGAGATCCAGCGCGTCCTTATCCAACGCAATGTTATACTCCGGATGCTGGTGCAGCCCGCCAATCACACGTCCCGCCGTCTTCACCGTCATTTCATAGCGCTCGTTCTCGCCACGAATGCGCAAACCGATACCATGACGGCGTAGATAATTATCCTTGGTTTCATAATAGGTATTGCTCAAACGCTGAGCTTGCAGGTGCTCATACTGGCTATAATCACTTTCCCACTCAGCTAACTGCGTCCGCAGCGATTCAACGCTGTCAGGATGAACAATAAGTTTCAACTCGATCTCTTCACTCATAGCATCACAATACCAATACCGTGTTCATTATTGTGCCAGTAAATAGCATTTTGCTTCGGCTGACCACCCCTACCGCATTCGTACGTTTTCACTTGCGGACGAGCGCGCATTTTTCATGCAAACCAGCCACGCTAATGCAGCCGGTTACCGGGCACGTTATCGGGCCGGCAAACACATTGCACGTGTATGAATTCGCCTCGGCTCTCAGGAACAAATAGAATAGCGCTAATCAATCGGTTCTGAGACTGTTCTCATTTCGGTTTGCACGTTGCCTCGTCAGACTGAAACCTCTACTATCGAGATACTATTAATGCAACATGATGATCTTATGCAGAAATTAGGCTTACTTTGCTTTACTTTATTTTCTCTCACGCTGAGCTGTACCGCACAGGCAGATGAAAAACGCTACATTTCCGATGAGTTATTGACGTATATCCACAGCGGGCCGGGTAATCAGTATCGTATTGTCGGTACACTGAATGCGGGCGCTGAGGTCACGTTACTTAGCGTTAATGAAAGCACGGGATACGCGCAGATTCGCGATGATAAAAACCGTAGCGCCTGGCTCCCACTCAACCAGCTTAGCACTACGCCAAGCCTGCGCACGCGTGTGCCCGCACTGGAAAGTCAGGTTAACGACCTGACTGAAAAATTGAATAATATTGACCAGACCTGGAAGCAGCGTACCGCCGATATGCAGCAAAAGGTAGCCGCCAGCGACAGTATTATCAGCGGGTTACGCCAGGAAAATCAGGATCTGAAAAATCAGCTTATTGTCGCGCAGAAGAAAGTCAGCGCGGCGAATGTCCAGCTTGACGATAAGCAGCGTACGATTATCTTACAGTGGTTTATGTATGGGGGCGGCGTTGCCGGCATCGGTTTGCTGCTAGGCTTGCTGCTGCCGCACATTATTCCGCGTAAAAAGAAAAACGACCGCTGGATGAACTAACCCCAATGCCTGCTTAATGCGGGCATTTTTCTCTATGGCACAGGCAACATCGCCAGGATGATAGTATGTTTGCGGTATTAATGACTGATTCAGGAGCCCGATGTTGAAGATCTACCTTGTCGGCGGCGCTGTTCGCGACAGCCTGCTAGGTTTACCCGTCACCGAGAGAGATTGGGTCGTCGTTGGTGCGACGCCATCGCTACTGCTTGCGCAGGGTTACCAGCAGGTGGGAAAGGATTTTCCCGTTTTTTTACACCCCGTAAGCCGCGATGAGTACGCGCTCGCGCGTACCGAACGTAAATCCGGTAAAGGCTATCGCGGTTTTGTCTGTCATGCCGCTCCCGATGTCACGTTAGAACAGGATTTGCTGCGTCGTGATTTGACGATCAACGCAATTGCGCGTACAGAAACCGGCGAGTTGATCGACCCTTTCCAAGGCCGTCTCGATCTCGAAAACCGCATTCTGCGCCATGTTTCTGAAGCATTTAGCGAAGACCCGCTACGGGTACTGCGCGTCGCCCGTTTTGCCGCGCGTTTTGCGCATCTCGGTTTCCAAATTGCCGAGGAAACGATAACGTTGATGAAAAAAATGACCAACGAGGGCGAGCTCGCTTACCTGACGCCTGAACGTGTCTGGAAAGAAACGGAGAAAGCGCTCGGCACCACATCGCCGAATATTTATTTTCAGGTACTTCGCGACTGCGGGGCGCTGGCGGTGCTATTTCCTGAGATCGATAATTTATACGGCGTACCGGCTCCCGCGCAATGGCACCCGGAAATCGACACCGGTATTCATACCATGATGACGCTGGCAATGGCTGCCCGTTTGACGCCTGAGATTGATGTGCGATTTGCAGCGCTGTGTCACGATGTAGGGAAAGGGTTGACGCCGCCCGAACTGTGGCCTCGACATCACGGGCATGGCCCGGCAGGGGTTAAACTGGTTGAAGCGCTGTGCCAACGTCTGCGCGTACCTAACCCCATGCGCGATCTGGCTAAATTAGTTGCGGAATACCATGATCTGGTCCACACCGTGCAGATACTACAACCCAAAACGCTGCTGAAATTATTTGATGCGATTGACGTATGGCGCAAACCGCAACGTCTGGAGCAGTTGGCGCTCACTAGCGAGGCAGACGCCAGAGGTCGTGCTGGCTTTGAAGAGAATCCTTATCCGCAAGGCGATTTCCTGCGTGAAGCCTTCCACATTGCCAACCAGGTTAGCAGTGCGGACGTCGTGGCGGATGGATTTAAAGGCATTGAGGTGCGCCACGAACTGGCCCGGCGCCGAATTCGGACATTAACAGACTGGAAAGCACAACAATCTGGAACACCCGACGCCTGAAAGCATCAGGCCACGCATAAGCGCGGCCTTTTCCCATGCGATACCTAACGCTGACTTACATAAACACCATGTAAACAGCGCCCGCGACGATGAAACGGTAAATCGCGAACGGTACAAAAGAAATGCGTTTGATTATTTTCAGGAAGGTTTTAATCGCAATCAATGCCACGATAAATGCCGTCACGAAGCCAACAGCA contains:
- a CDS encoding TIGR04211 family SH3 domain-containing protein, which gives rise to MQKLGLLCFTLFSLTLSCTAQADEKRYISDELLTYIHSGPGNQYRIVGTLNAGAEVTLLSVNESTGYAQIRDDKNRSAWLPLNQLSTTPSLRTRVPALESQVNDLTEKLNNIDQTWKQRTADMQQKVAASDSIISGLRQENQDLKNQLIVAQKKVSAANVQLDDKQRTIILQWFMYGGGVAGIGLLLGLLLPHIIPRKKKNDRWMN
- a CDS encoding multifunctional CCA addition/repair protein; the protein is MKIYLVGGAVRDSLLGLPVTERDWVVVGATPSLLLAQGYQQVGKDFPVFLHPVSRDEYALARTERKSGKGYRGFVCHAAPDVTLEQDLLRRDLTINAIARTETGELIDPFQGRLDLENRILRHVSEAFSEDPLRVLRVARFAARFAHLGFQIAEETITLMKKMTNEGELAYLTPERVWKETEKALGTTSPNIYFQVLRDCGALAVLFPEIDNLYGVPAPAQWHPEIDTGIHTMMTLAMAARLTPEIDVRFAALCHDVGKGLTPPELWPRHHGHGPAGVKLVEALCQRLRVPNPMRDLAKLVAEYHDLVHTVQILQPKTLLKLFDAIDVWRKPQRLEQLALTSEADARGRAGFEENPYPQGDFLREAFHIANQVSSADVVADGFKGIEVRHELARRRIRTLTDWKAQQSGTPDA